In the genome of Clostridia bacterium, the window ACCTATCGGAGCTGCAAATACCGGAAAACTGAAGCTTTTGCCAAAAAGCTCCACCGAGGTATTCACTTCCTTAAATTCATATATAGTATCCATGTTGAGCTTTATTGCATTCAGCTTTTCAAAGTTCCTGATAAAGCTGCTGCCGCTGCCTTTACCGCCCATGCCGGGCAACTCCCCCCTGCATACAATACCATTGCACTCACGACAGATTCTGCACTTTGATCCAATGGCAGCTTTAGCTTTTTCCAATACTTCTTTGTACTCCATAATAATCCTCCTATAATCATTTATCATATATATTGCTTAATTATATTATGTTTCGCGTGTAAGATTTTTACTTTTTCTGCATAAACTGTAATAGCAGTATAGATTGCATTAATTGCAGCTATATTGAGGGAGGTGATAAGTATGCTGCAAATCGTCCATTGTCATAATTTCAATGGAAAAACCACAGCGAACAACAATCACAGGCATGGTCTTTCGGGCATGACCAGCGAAGAATCCAGCCAATTCGGCCACACCCATAAGATGGTCGGCTATATAACCTTCAACCACGGACATGAGCATTATTACAGCATAGGCACCGGACCAGAGCTTACGGTAGAAGAAGGTCACATGCATTACTATCAGGGTGTTACCGGTGACAGTCACAATCACCTGCATTTTGTATATGGCTACACATCGATTTTCAAATAGCTATTGCTGCTCTCTGTCGAAGGTGAATTCACCTTCCGGCACCTGCTCGCAGACGGCCAACTCACTGCTGCTGTCAGTATCATAAACATAACCGTAAATGTAGCAATCCTTGAACTCACTATTGATTTCACTGCAAAGTTTTTTCATAAAGTTCTTTAAAGTACTGTCTGACAGCTTATCCCACTTTTCTTCGAACCTGTTCTTTTGTATATATATAGTATACTCCATCCTATTATCGTTGCCGCTCAGGGCAAAGGTGAAATGGATTTCGTTGAAGTACCCGTCATAATCGTTGTTAAACCTGTCTTCCAAGGTGCTTATAGTGCTGAAGTTTCTGTAAATGCTTGTTTCCAGCTCCCCTTGCCAGGTATATTGAAAGGTCATTAGCTTTTTGGACACATCTATGTCCTTGATGTAGCCCTTGATTTTAGCAAAATTGTATTCTCCAGCTATTATGCCGCAAACCTCCTTGACCAGTTCTTCCCTTTTTGTACCTGTCAGGCGGCTCCATGCAGATTTATCCTTGCTGAGATCAACCTCTATCTTAACCCTGATTTCATCTTCATTGCCGGAAAGTATGACTCTATATGTTACTCCTGCATACTCACCATATTCATTGTTTAGTTCGTCCTGCAGCTCCCTGATATTTAGCTTCTTGCTGCTTGCTATATCAGTTTCAAGTTTTTTCAGCTTGTCTTGGAGCTCTAATATGCTTTTATTCTTCGTATCAAGCTCTAACTTTAAACTATTCATAGCAGTATTAGGCTTATCCGATATAATGATCTTTTGCTCCTTTTGATTCCAATCTATGTTCTTGTCAAACAATACTGCCAATGCCCTTACAGAGAGGTAATTGGAGCCCTCTATTGAAAAAAGCTTTACTCCAAGGCTTACTTCCTTATCATTATAAATAATCCTGGCATTAGATTCGGCTGCTTGTATGACTTTTGTTATGTCATCGGCA includes:
- a CDS encoding YmaF family protein, encoding MLQIVHCHNFNGKTTANNNHRHGLSGMTSEESSQFGHTHKMVGYITFNHGHEHYYSIGTGPELTVEEGHMHYYQGVTGDSHNHLHFVYGYTSIFK
- a CDS encoding stalk domain-containing protein; its protein translation is MKTIRHLTIWTIIILSCLLMFTFADDITKVIQAAESNARIIYNDKEVSLGVKLFSIEGSNYLSVRALAVLFDKNIDWNQKEQKIIISDKPNTAMNSLKLELDTKNKSILELQDKLKKLETDIASSKKLNIRELQDELNNEYGEYAGVTYRVILSGNEDEIRVKIEVDLSKDKSAWSRLTGTKREELVKEVCGIIAGEYNFAKIKGYIKDIDVSKKLMTFQYTWQGELETSIYRNFSTISTLEDRFNNDYDGYFNEIHFTFALSGNDNRMEYTIYIQKNRFEEKWDKLSDSTLKNFMKKLCSEINSEFKDCYIYGYVYDTDSSSELAVCEQVPEGEFTFDREQQ